The following coding sequences lie in one Peromyscus maniculatus bairdii isolate BWxNUB_F1_BW_parent chromosome 3, HU_Pman_BW_mat_3.1, whole genome shotgun sequence genomic window:
- the LOC121827900 gene encoding uncharacterized protein LOC121827900: protein MTWCRRRRRCLPVACAAAAASLPSLARLSRAPGPARRAPRPRRLLGRGGNTRAVPWGPLSRRRRRPPHGGTPGTAPPSGGGDRGARSGCPPAEAPPRPGQALLRAVRRSPPPRLRSLARSLARSPARPLTLSPAPSCFLHKPTTPARSASLYPSLALGAVMSPL from the coding sequence ATGACATggtgtcgccgccgccgccgctgcctccCCGtcgcctgcgccgccgccgccgcctctctcccctccttggCCCGTCTGTCACGGGCCCCGGGCCCAGCTCGCAGGGCCCCGCGGCCGCGCCGGCTCCTCGGCCGAGGTGGCAACACCCGCGCGGTCCCGTGGGGTCCGctcagccgccgccgccgccgccccccgcaCGGGGGAACACCGGGCACTGCCCCGCCGAGTGGGGGCGGGGACCGAGGCGCCCGCTCGGGCTGCCCTCCGGCTGAGGCTCCGCCGCGGCCCGGGCAGGCGCTGCTCCGCGCCGTGCGCCGCTCCCCCCCGCCCCGCctgcgctcgctcgctcgctcgctcgctcgttCGCCTGCCCGCCCGCTCACGCTCTCGCCAGCTCCCAGCTGCTTCCTCCACAAGCCGACGACTCCAGCTCGGTCGGCCTCCCTCTACCCTAGCCTCGCTCTGGGCGCCGTGATGTCACCTCTGTGA